The following proteins come from a genomic window of Trifolium pratense cultivar HEN17-A07 linkage group LG4, ARS_RC_1.1, whole genome shotgun sequence:
- the LOC123920896 gene encoding uncharacterized protein LOC123920896, whose translation MKRQRITWNSLKSSSQSKPISAEEFYLPDDCWESIFKFLTNGDHNRRNLLKPFFFASKYFLSISNRRITSFTICNATIPSIPTLFQRFPNLTSLEFITAQSNLNNLLCQISNFPFKLKSLKLYSNPIFPAEGLRALSENITTLTSLTCRHISVFHNDHFIVISECFPFLEELELHNDEKPFHSIKAGVEAMVSALPKLRKISLSGFGFSEFNKKINKKVSFLKTL comes from the coding sequence ATGAAAAGGCAGAGAATTACATGGAACTCTCTCAAATCTTCTTCTCAATCCAAACCAATCTCAGCAGAAGAATTCTATTTACCTGATGATTGCTGGGAATCTATCTTCAAATTCCTCACCAACGGCGACCACAACCGTCGCAACTTGTTGAAGCCATTTTTCTTCGCTTCTAAATATTTCCTCTCAATCTCAAACCGTCGCATAACCTCTTTCACTATCTGCAACGCAACAATCCCTTCCATCCCGACTCTATTCCAAAGGTTCCCCAACCTCACTTCCCTCGAGTTCATAACCGCCCAAAGTAACCTTAACAACCTTCTCTGCCAAATTTCTAATTTCCCATTCAAACTCAAATCGCTCAAACTCTATAGCAATCCCATCTTCCCTGCAGAAGGGTTACGAGCTTTGTCCGAAAATATTACAACTTTGACCTCTCTCACCTGTCGTCACATTTCTGTTTTCCATAACGATCACTTCATTGTTATATCCGAATGTTTCCCTTTTCTTGAAGAACTTGAACTACATAATGACGAAAAACCTTTTCATAGTATTAAGGCTGGGGTGGAGGCAATGGTATCCGCGCTTCCTAAACTTCGCAAGATTAGCCTCTCTGGTTTTGGTTTTTCggaatttaacaaaaaaataaataaaaaagtgagCTTCTTGAAGACTTTGTGA